In Geotalea uraniireducens, one genomic interval encodes:
- a CDS encoding multidrug efflux RND transporter permease subunit gives MNISAPFIKRPVATTLLTLGLVLAGVIAFRLLPVSPLPQVDFPTISVSAGLPGADPETMSTSVAAPLERQFARIAGVTEMTSTSYRGTTSITLQFELNRDIDGAARDVQAAINAARGDLPSNLPSNPTYRKINPSDAPIMILALTSDTMSKPQMYDAASSILQQRLSQVKGVGQVFVGGSSLPAVRVEANPLVLSKYGISLEELRGALAATNVNRPKGEIASGDRRWQIRTNDQFHTAAEYLPLVIRYRAGTAVKLADVADVRDSVEDVRSTGLVNGQPAVMVILFRQPGANIIETVDSVRALLPQLAAALPGAIKLSVVLDRTPPIRGSLRDVEFSLLASGILVILVVFWFLRNIRATLIPAVAVTVSIVGTFAVMYLMGYSLDNLSLMALTIATGFVVDDAIVVLENVTRYREMGQSPFRAAMAGSKEIAFTVLSMSLSLVAVFIPILLMGGMVGRLFREFAVVLSTAIVVSLLISLTATPMMCATLLRPEEKKQHGHLYRISEAMFTRMHALYDRTLAWALAHSRIMLGITLATLGLNVLLFWFIPKGFFPEQDTGRIMGRIQAAQDISFQGMAQKLATIVTIIKSDPDVEYVTAFTGGGGGGGSTTNSGRMFIALKPFETRTSTANDVINRLRKKLRLVPGAPAFLTPVQDLRVGGRISNALYQYTLQGANLDELNSWSQRVLQKLRTLPQLVDLNSDQQNRGLQAELVIDRPTASRLGISPQLLDNTLYDAFGQRQVAISYTLLNQYHVVMEVAPPFWQNPETLRDIYLPTASGAPVPLSTFTHYAPTATSLAVNHQGQFPSITLSFNLAPGVALGDAVKAIETATRQLGMPATIRGSFQGTAQAFQASLKNQPLLILAALVTVYIVLGMLYESYVHPITILSTLPSAGVGAVLALLLFRFDLSLIAIIGVILLIGIVKKNGIMMVDFAIAAERNEGKSPEAAIYEACLLRFRPIMMTTMAALFGALPLALGTGVGSELRRPLGISIVGGLLFSQLMTLYTTPVIYLYMDRLRLWVERLRGRGNSRR, from the coding sequence ATGAACATCTCCGCCCCGTTCATCAAGCGACCGGTCGCCACCACCCTGCTCACCCTCGGGCTGGTGCTGGCCGGAGTGATCGCCTTCCGGCTCCTGCCGGTGTCGCCGCTCCCCCAGGTGGACTTCCCGACCATCTCGGTTTCGGCCGGCCTGCCGGGCGCCGATCCGGAAACCATGTCGACCTCGGTGGCCGCCCCCCTGGAACGACAGTTCGCCCGGATCGCCGGGGTGACCGAGATGACCTCCACCAGCTACCGCGGCACCACCAGCATCACCCTGCAGTTCGAGCTGAACCGTGACATCGACGGTGCCGCCCGGGATGTGCAGGCGGCCATCAACGCCGCCCGGGGCGACCTTCCCTCCAATCTTCCCAGCAACCCGACCTACCGGAAGATCAACCCGTCCGATGCGCCGATCATGATCCTGGCGCTCACCTCGGACACCATGAGCAAGCCGCAGATGTACGATGCGGCCTCGTCCATCCTGCAGCAGCGGCTCTCCCAGGTGAAGGGCGTCGGCCAGGTCTTTGTCGGCGGCAGCTCGCTGCCGGCGGTGCGGGTCGAGGCGAACCCCCTGGTCCTCAGCAAGTACGGCATCAGCCTGGAAGAGCTGCGCGGCGCACTGGCGGCCACCAACGTCAACCGGCCGAAGGGAGAAATCGCCTCAGGCGACCGACGCTGGCAGATCCGGACCAACGACCAGTTCCACACGGCGGCCGAGTACCTGCCGCTGGTGATCAGGTATCGCGCCGGGACGGCGGTCAAGCTGGCAGACGTGGCCGACGTCCGGGACTCGGTGGAGGATGTGCGCTCGACCGGGCTGGTGAACGGCCAACCGGCGGTCATGGTGATCCTCTTCCGCCAGCCGGGGGCCAACATCATCGAGACGGTGGACAGTGTGCGCGCACTGCTCCCCCAGCTGGCCGCGGCCCTGCCGGGAGCGATCAAGCTGTCGGTCGTCCTCGACCGGACCCCGCCGATCCGCGGCTCCCTGCGGGACGTGGAGTTTTCGCTACTCGCCTCGGGAATCCTGGTGATCCTGGTGGTCTTCTGGTTCCTGCGCAACATCCGCGCCACCCTGATCCCGGCGGTGGCGGTAACCGTCTCGATCGTCGGCACCTTCGCGGTGATGTACCTGATGGGCTATTCGCTGGACAACCTGTCGCTGATGGCGCTGACCATCGCTACCGGCTTCGTGGTCGACGACGCCATCGTCGTGCTGGAGAACGTCACCCGCTACCGGGAAATGGGCCAGAGCCCGTTCCGCGCCGCCATGGCGGGATCGAAGGAGATCGCCTTCACCGTTCTCTCGATGAGCCTTTCGCTGGTGGCGGTATTCATCCCGATCCTGCTGATGGGGGGAATGGTCGGCCGCCTGTTCCGCGAGTTCGCCGTCGTCCTCTCGACCGCGATCGTCGTGTCGCTGCTGATCTCCCTGACCGCCACGCCGATGATGTGCGCCACCCTGCTCCGCCCGGAGGAAAAGAAGCAGCACGGCCACCTCTACCGAATCAGCGAAGCGATGTTCACCCGGATGCATGCCCTCTACGACCGGACCCTGGCCTGGGCGCTCGCCCACTCCCGGATCATGCTCGGCATCACCCTGGCGACGCTCGGCCTCAACGTGCTCCTCTTCTGGTTCATCCCCAAGGGGTTCTTCCCCGAACAGGACACCGGCCGGATCATGGGAAGGATTCAGGCGGCCCAGGACATTTCCTTCCAGGGGATGGCCCAGAAGCTGGCGACGATCGTCACGATCATCAAATCTGACCCGGACGTCGAATACGTCACCGCCTTCACCGGTGGCGGCGGGGGGGGCGGTTCGACCACCAACAGCGGCCGGATGTTCATCGCCCTGAAACCGTTCGAAACGCGGACCTCAACCGCCAACGACGTCATCAACCGGCTGCGTAAGAAACTGCGGCTGGTTCCCGGCGCCCCAGCCTTCCTGACCCCGGTGCAGGACCTGCGGGTCGGCGGCCGGATCAGCAACGCCCTCTACCAGTACACCTTGCAGGGCGCCAACCTGGACGAGCTCAACAGCTGGTCCCAGCGGGTGCTGCAGAAACTGCGGACCCTCCCCCAGCTGGTCGATCTGAACAGCGATCAGCAGAACCGGGGGCTGCAGGCCGAACTGGTGATCGATCGCCCCACCGCCAGCCGGTTGGGGATCTCGCCGCAGCTGCTCGACAACACCCTCTACGACGCCTTCGGCCAGCGCCAGGTGGCGATTTCCTACACCCTGCTCAACCAGTATCACGTGGTGATGGAAGTGGCGCCGCCGTTCTGGCAGAACCCCGAAACGCTGCGGGACATCTATCTGCCGACCGCCTCAGGCGCCCCGGTGCCGCTGTCGACCTTCACCCACTATGCGCCGACCGCCACCTCGCTGGCCGTCAACCACCAGGGGCAGTTTCCCTCGATCACCCTGTCGTTCAACCTGGCGCCCGGGGTGGCCCTCGGCGACGCGGTCAAGGCGATCGAAACCGCCACCCGGCAGCTGGGCATGCCGGCCACCATCCGGGGGAGTTTCCAGGGGACGGCCCAGGCATTCCAGGCGTCGCTCAAAAACCAGCCGCTGTTGATCCTTGCCGCCCTGGTAACGGTCTATATCGTCCTCGGCATGCTCTACGAGAGCTACGTCCACCCGATCACCATTCTCTCCACCCTTCCCTCGGCGGGGGTGGGCGCGGTGCTGGCCCTCTTGCTCTTCCGCTTCGACCTGAGCCTGATCGCCATCATCGGCGTGATCCTCCTGATCGGCATCGTCAAGAAAAACGGGATCATGATGGTCGATTTCGCCATCGCCGCCGAGCGGAACGAAGGGAAATCCCCCGAGGCGGCAATCTACGAGGCCTGCCTGCTCCGCTTCCGGCCGATCATGATGACGACCATGGCCGCCCTGTTCGGGGCGCTCCCCCTGGCGCTGGGAACCGGGGTCGGCTCGGAACTGCGCCGGCCGCTCGGCATCTCGATCGTCGGCGGCTTGCTCTTCAGCCAGCTGATGACCCTTTACACCACGCCGGTGATCTACCTCTACATGGACCGGTTGCGCCTGTGGGTGGAGCGGCTGCGGGGCCGGGGAAACAGCCGGAGATAG
- a CDS encoding MdtB/MuxB family multidrug efflux RND transporter permease subunit: protein MNISRLFILRPVATTLLMIAILLAGAIAYKQLPVAALPQVDYPTIQVRTFYPGASPDVMATSVTAPLERQFGQMPGLTQMTSTSSNGSSTITLQFSLELSLDVAEQEVQAAINASSTFLPRDLPNPPVYSKVNPADAPILTLALTSDDLPLPKVEDLADTRLAQKISQLPGVGLVSISGGQRPAVRVHANPTALASYSLTMEDLRSSIAAANVNQAKGGFDGPRQAYIIGANDQLYSSADFRPLVVAYRNGAPVRLADVADVVDDAENVNQAAWINDKPAVVLNVQRQPGANVIEVVDRIKKLLPQLQASLPAAVHVSVLTDRTTTIRASVADVQDELLLAVVLVVMVIFLFLRNLSATAIPSVAVPLSLVGTFGIMYLLGFSLNNLSLMALTISTGFVVDDAIVMIENIARYVEEGETPLQAALKGSQQIGFTILSLTVSLIAVLIPLLFMGDVVGRLFREFAVTLGVTILISAVVSLTLTPMMCARLLRHVPEERQGRFYHWSQQQFDRIIAAYGRSLQWVLRHQTATLLVAIGTLVLTVLLYVIVPKGFFPVQDTGTIQGISEAPQSISFSAMAERQRELARVILKDTAVESLSSFIGIDGTNTTLNSGRLLINLKPLADRDASASEVIRRLEPELAKVDGITLFMQPVQDLTVDTRVSRTQFQYTLEDPNTDELKALAPRIVAAMKTRPELRDVSSDQLDQGLRLDLAIDRPTAARFGITPQNIDDTLYDAFGQRQISTIFTELNQYRVVLTVKPQFKDGPTGLQSLWLRSADGGQVPLGAITRATESTGPLVINRQGQFPAVTTSFNLAPGVALGKAVTAIEEATQELNLPASLRGSFQGTAQAFKASLTNEPLLILAALITVYIVLGVLYESYIHPITILSTLPSAGVGAVLSLMLCRTDLSVIAIIGIILLIGIVKKNGIMMVDFALDAERNEGKPPEEAIYQACLLRFRPIMMTTMAALLGALPLALGHGVGSELRRPLGISIVGGLIFSQILTLYTTPVIYLAFERLKRRFWKKRPLEGSADF from the coding sequence ATGAACATCTCCCGTCTCTTCATATTGCGTCCCGTCGCCACCACCTTGCTGATGATCGCCATCCTGCTGGCCGGCGCCATCGCCTACAAGCAGCTGCCGGTAGCGGCCCTCCCCCAGGTGGACTATCCGACCATCCAGGTGCGGACCTTCTACCCGGGCGCCAGCCCGGACGTCATGGCCACCTCGGTCACCGCCCCGCTGGAACGGCAGTTCGGCCAGATGCCGGGACTGACCCAGATGACCTCGACCAGCTCCAACGGCAGCTCGACCATCACCCTCCAGTTCAGCCTGGAACTGTCGCTCGACGTGGCCGAGCAGGAGGTCCAGGCCGCCATCAATGCCAGCTCGACCTTCCTCCCCCGCGACCTCCCCAATCCGCCGGTCTACAGCAAAGTCAACCCGGCCGACGCGCCGATCCTGACCCTGGCCCTGACCTCCGACGACCTGCCGCTGCCGAAAGTGGAGGATCTGGCCGATACCCGGCTGGCGCAGAAGATCTCCCAGCTCCCCGGCGTCGGCCTGGTCAGCATCAGCGGCGGCCAGCGACCGGCGGTCCGGGTGCACGCCAACCCGACCGCCCTCGCCTCCTACAGCCTGACCATGGAAGACCTGCGGAGCAGCATCGCCGCCGCCAACGTCAACCAGGCCAAGGGGGGCTTCGACGGGCCTCGCCAGGCCTACATCATCGGCGCCAACGACCAACTTTACTCGAGCGCCGATTTTCGACCGCTGGTGGTCGCTTACCGGAACGGCGCGCCGGTCCGCCTCGCCGACGTCGCCGATGTCGTCGACGACGCGGAGAACGTCAACCAGGCGGCCTGGATCAACGACAAGCCGGCGGTAGTCCTCAACGTCCAGCGCCAGCCCGGCGCCAACGTCATCGAAGTGGTCGACCGGATCAAAAAGCTGCTCCCCCAGCTCCAGGCATCACTCCCCGCCGCCGTCCACGTTTCGGTGCTGACCGACCGGACCACCACCATCCGCGCCTCGGTGGCCGACGTCCAGGACGAGCTGCTGCTGGCAGTGGTACTGGTGGTGATGGTCATCTTTCTCTTCCTGCGCAACCTTTCCGCCACTGCCATCCCGAGCGTGGCAGTGCCGCTCTCCCTGGTGGGGACATTCGGCATCATGTACCTGCTCGGGTTCAGCCTGAACAACCTGTCGCTGATGGCCCTGACCATCTCCACCGGCTTCGTGGTCGACGATGCCATCGTGATGATCGAAAATATCGCCCGCTACGTGGAGGAAGGGGAAACGCCGCTCCAGGCGGCGCTCAAGGGGTCGCAGCAGATCGGCTTCACCATCCTCTCGCTGACGGTGTCGCTGATCGCCGTGCTCATCCCGCTTCTCTTCATGGGGGACGTGGTCGGCCGGCTGTTCCGCGAGTTCGCCGTCACCCTCGGCGTCACCATCCTGATTTCGGCGGTGGTCTCCCTGACCCTGACGCCGATGATGTGTGCCCGGCTGCTCCGGCACGTCCCCGAAGAACGCCAGGGGAGGTTCTACCACTGGTCCCAGCAGCAGTTCGATCGGATCATCGCCGCCTACGGTCGCTCGCTGCAGTGGGTGCTGCGCCACCAGACCGCCACCCTGCTGGTGGCGATCGGCACCCTGGTATTGACGGTACTCCTCTACGTGATCGTCCCGAAGGGCTTCTTCCCGGTGCAGGATACCGGCACCATCCAGGGGATTTCCGAGGCCCCCCAGTCCATCTCCTTCAGCGCCATGGCCGAGCGGCAGCGGGAACTGGCGCGGGTGATCCTCAAGGACACGGCGGTAGAAAGTCTTTCCTCGTTCATCGGCATCGACGGCACCAACACCACCCTCAACAGCGGGCGGTTGCTGATCAACCTCAAGCCGCTGGCAGACCGCGACGCCAGCGCCAGCGAGGTGATCCGCCGCCTGGAGCCCGAGTTGGCCAAAGTCGACGGCATCACCCTTTTCATGCAGCCGGTGCAGGATCTGACCGTCGATACCCGGGTCAGCCGCACCCAGTTCCAATACACCCTGGAAGACCCGAATACCGACGAATTGAAAGCGCTGGCCCCGCGGATCGTCGCCGCCATGAAGACCCGGCCCGAGCTGCGGGACGTCAGCAGCGACCAGCTGGACCAGGGGCTGCGGCTCGATCTCGCCATCGACCGGCCGACGGCGGCCCGCTTCGGCATCACTCCGCAGAACATCGACGACACCCTCTACGACGCCTTCGGCCAGCGGCAGATCTCGACCATCTTCACCGAGTTGAACCAGTACCGGGTGGTGCTGACGGTGAAACCGCAATTCAAGGACGGCCCCACCGGGCTGCAATCGCTCTGGCTGCGCAGTGCCGATGGCGGCCAGGTGCCGCTCGGTGCCATCACCCGCGCCACCGAATCCACCGGTCCACTGGTGATCAACCGCCAGGGCCAGTTCCCGGCGGTGACCACCTCCTTCAACCTGGCCCCGGGAGTGGCGCTCGGCAAGGCGGTGACGGCGATCGAAGAGGCGACGCAAGAGCTCAACCTGCCGGCCAGCCTCCGCGGCAGCTTCCAGGGGACGGCGCAGGCATTCAAGGCGTCGCTCACCAACGAGCCGCTGCTGATCCTGGCGGCGCTGATCACCGTCTACATCGTTCTCGGCGTGCTCTACGAAAGTTACATCCATCCGATCACCATCCTCTCGACGCTGCCGTCGGCCGGGGTCGGCGCGGTGCTGTCGCTGATGCTCTGCCGCACCGACCTGAGCGTGATCGCCATTATCGGGATCATCCTCCTGATCGGCATCGTCAAGAAGAACGGCATCATGATGGTCGACTTTGCCCTCGACGCCGAACGGAACGAGGGGAAACCGCCGGAGGAGGCGATCTATCAGGCCTGCCTGCTCCGCTTCCGGCCGATCATGATGACCACCATGGCGGCGCTGCTCGGCGCCCTGCCGCTGGCCCTGGGGCACGGCGTCGGCTCGGAGCTGCGCCGGCCGCTCGGCATTTCCATCGTCGGCGGGTTGATTTTCAGCCAGATCTTGACCCTCTACACCACGCCGGTAATCTACCTGGCCTTCGAACGGCTCAAGCGGCGGTTCTGGAAGAAGCGGCCGCTTGAAGGGAGTGCGGACTTTTAA
- a CDS encoding MdtA/MuxA family multidrug efflux RND transporter periplasmic adaptor subunit, with protein sequence MTKEEETVIPEVTGNDTRPTRGATAGDDAITDDTQVEAGHNGRPTGSRPGGTRRWWLAVPLLLLVAGGIYLYGARAKSLAAKQAQKKPATMPVVAVPAGKKDVGVYLTGLGNVTALNTVTVKSRVDGQLMAVHFREGQDVRRGQLLAVIDPRPFQVQLTQAEGQMARDREQLNNARLDLQRYKQLWQQDSGSRQQYDTQEALVRQLEGSLKVDQGQIDSARLQLVYSRITAPVAGRVGLRQVDPGNIVHASDTNGLVVITQVQPITVVFPLPEDNLPKLLAKVKTGARLTVDAYDREQRQQLASGLLQTLDNQIDPTTGTVKLKAVFPNTDNQLFPNQFVNVRLLLETRRNAIVVPAAAIQRGSQGTFVYVVKADRTVTVRPVVVGVHQADIVSVDSGLAGGEMVVVEGAERLREGSKVELRNPAGTKGQQGTPDPGGRNRKGANQPSVPAAAGPGGRQ encoded by the coding sequence ATGACGAAGGAGGAGGAAACGGTGATTCCAGAGGTAACGGGAAATGATACCCGGCCGACACGCGGGGCAACGGCGGGGGATGATGCCATAACCGACGACACGCAGGTGGAGGCCGGCCACAACGGCCGGCCGACGGGGTCCCGCCCGGGGGGGACGCGGCGCTGGTGGCTCGCCGTACCGCTGCTGCTCCTTGTGGCCGGAGGGATATACCTGTACGGCGCCCGGGCAAAGTCACTCGCCGCCAAACAGGCACAGAAGAAGCCGGCGACCATGCCGGTGGTGGCCGTGCCGGCCGGGAAAAAAGATGTGGGGGTCTATCTCACCGGCCTCGGCAACGTCACCGCGCTCAACACGGTGACGGTAAAGAGCCGGGTCGACGGCCAGCTAATGGCGGTGCACTTCCGCGAAGGGCAGGACGTCAGGCGGGGCCAGCTGCTGGCGGTGATCGACCCGCGCCCCTTCCAGGTGCAGCTGACCCAGGCCGAGGGGCAGATGGCCCGCGACCGGGAACAACTGAACAACGCCCGGCTCGACCTCCAGCGCTACAAGCAGCTCTGGCAGCAGGATTCGGGCTCCCGCCAGCAGTACGACACCCAGGAAGCGCTGGTCCGCCAGCTCGAAGGTTCGCTCAAGGTTGACCAGGGGCAGATCGACAGCGCCCGACTACAGCTGGTCTACAGCCGCATCACCGCCCCGGTCGCCGGCCGGGTCGGACTGCGGCAGGTCGACCCGGGTAACATCGTCCACGCCAGCGACACCAACGGCCTGGTGGTAATCACCCAGGTACAGCCGATCACGGTCGTCTTTCCCCTCCCCGAGGACAATCTCCCCAAGCTGCTGGCCAAGGTCAAAACGGGCGCCCGCCTGACAGTGGATGCCTATGACCGGGAACAGCGACAGCAGCTGGCCAGCGGCCTGCTGCAAACCCTGGATAACCAGATCGATCCGACGACCGGCACGGTCAAGCTCAAGGCGGTCTTTCCCAATACCGACAACCAACTGTTCCCCAACCAGTTCGTCAACGTCAGGCTGCTGCTCGAAACCCGGCGTAACGCGATCGTCGTGCCGGCCGCCGCCATCCAGCGCGGCAGCCAGGGGACGTTCGTCTACGTGGTGAAGGCCGACCGGACCGTTACCGTCCGCCCAGTGGTCGTCGGTGTGCACCAAGCGGACATCGTCTCCGTCGACTCCGGCCTCGCCGGCGGCGAAATGGTCGTCGTCGAAGGGGCGGAACGGTTGCGGGAAGGGAGCAAGGTCGAGCTGAGAAACCCGGCCGGGACCAAGGGCCAACAGGGGACACCCGACCCGGGCGGCAGGAACCGGAAGGGGGCGAATCAGCCGTCAGTGCCGGCCGCAGCCGGGCCGGGCGGCAGGCAGTAA
- a CDS encoding PadR family transcriptional regulator, which translates to MQPKRKQQYRHLPAFILLALAEGPIHGGAIHTVLSDRMPLYKPDTGAIYRTLHQLELDGEVTSTWDTSQSGPARKIYQLTDRGWEKLEYWREDIELRIANLRHFLDSYRAVTDARRH; encoded by the coding sequence ATGCAGCCCAAACGCAAACAGCAGTATCGCCATTTGCCCGCCTTTATCCTCCTCGCCCTGGCCGAAGGACCGATCCACGGCGGGGCGATCCATACCGTCCTGAGCGACCGGATGCCGCTGTACAAGCCGGATACCGGCGCAATCTACCGGACGTTGCACCAGCTCGAACTGGACGGCGAAGTGACGTCGACCTGGGATACCTCCCAGAGTGGCCCCGCCCGCAAAATTTACCAACTGACCGACCGGGGCTGGGAAAAACTTGAGTACTGGCGGGAGGATATCGAACTGCGGATCGCCAACCTCCGCCACTTCCTCGACAGCTATCGCGCCGTCACGGATGCCCGCAGGCATTGA
- a CDS encoding permease produces the protein MARILKRYRLLLAVLAVNLLLAGWQPALARRSADETIAFLAEVALIVPPVMLLMGLLDVWLPRRLVENHLGHEAGPRGAILAMLLGSFAAGPIYAAFPVAESLREKGARLANMVIFLGTWATIKIPMIVMESSFIGMRFALLRLLFTVPCVLAVGYLMERLVPAASLPGVAPAAAAPAGRARLTGSADCTIVSK, from the coding sequence ATGGCCCGCATCCTGAAACGCTATCGGCTCCTCCTGGCCGTGCTGGCGGTCAACCTGCTGCTGGCCGGCTGGCAGCCGGCCCTGGCCCGCCGCTCGGCGGACGAAACGATCGCCTTTCTCGCCGAGGTGGCGTTGATCGTCCCCCCGGTGATGCTGCTGATGGGTTTGCTTGACGTCTGGCTGCCGCGCCGGCTGGTGGAAAATCATCTCGGGCACGAGGCCGGCCCGCGAGGCGCCATCCTGGCGATGCTGCTGGGAAGCTTCGCGGCGGGCCCGATCTACGCCGCCTTTCCGGTGGCGGAGTCGTTGCGGGAAAAAGGAGCGCGGCTGGCCAACATGGTCATCTTCCTCGGCACCTGGGCGACCATCAAGATCCCGATGATCGTCATGGAAAGCAGCTTCATCGGCATGCGCTTCGCCCTTCTCCGGCTGCTGTTCACCGTCCCGTGCGTCCTGGCGGTGGGGTACCTGATGGAGCGGCTGGTCCCGGCCGCCAGCCTCCCCGGTGTGGCGCCGGCAGCGGCGGCACCAGCCGGCAGAGCACGATTGACGGGGTCGGCCGACTGCACTATAGTATCGAAATAA
- a CDS encoding permease, giving the protein MSTTLFIIAAAALLLSWGADRQRTAAAVRLAGRSLLGLVPAILGMVSLVGLVLALIPPHVLQKLFAAHGIGGFVLVSLVGSLVSMPGPVAFPLAGSLLRLGANPAALAAFITTLTMVGTVTAPLEVSYFGRRFTLLRQLLSFASAVLIGLLMGVFL; this is encoded by the coding sequence ATGTCGACAACGTTGTTCATTATTGCAGCAGCGGCGCTGCTATTGTCGTGGGGCGCCGACCGGCAACGCACCGCAGCGGCAGTGCGGCTCGCCGGCCGGTCACTCCTCGGGCTGGTACCGGCAATCCTCGGGATGGTCAGTCTGGTGGGGCTGGTACTGGCACTGATTCCGCCGCACGTCCTGCAGAAACTCTTTGCCGCCCATGGCATCGGCGGCTTCGTGCTGGTTTCGCTGGTCGGCTCGCTGGTCTCCATGCCGGGACCGGTCGCCTTCCCGCTGGCCGGCTCGCTGCTCCGGCTCGGCGCCAATCCGGCGGCGCTGGCCGCCTTCATCACCACCCTCACCATGGTCGGCACCGTTACCGCACCGCTGGAGGTTTCATATTTCGGCCGGCGCTTCACCCTCCTCCGCCAGCTGCTGAGCTTTGCTTCGGCAGTCCTGATCGGCCTGTTGATGGGGGTATTCCTCTGA